One genomic window of uncultured delta proteobacterium includes the following:
- a CDS encoding Glycosyl transferase, family 9 codes for MHMLPKKWVVFRLSALGDIVLTTGVLRHWHEMYGWRFQVLTKEAFAPVFDNNPMVDGVITAEAANLAMPRMGAWFAELARRYKDYGLLDLHGTLRSALLAALWKGPVRRYAKHGFARRAFLLSGGRVYKETLRSLTVPQRYALAVAKTAPPAGELLPSLYLTDAERMRAKSFLANLFRDGVLKNTFDPLSRCVALHPFAAHAHKAWPGDRYKELVREFEKKGIPWVALGQGEALFPGDPRDLTGKTTLRESAALLAACSVLVSGDSGPMHLATAVGTPVIGLFGPTTREWGFFPSGPRDRVLESDMPCRPCSLHGRKQCPHGGECLGRIDAAAVLAALEEVWPETTAP; via the coding sequence ATGCACATGCTTCCGAAAAAATGGGTTGTTTTCCGCCTTTCGGCGCTGGGTGATATTGTACTGACCACCGGCGTGCTGCGGCACTGGCATGAAATGTACGGCTGGCGTTTTCAGGTGCTGACGAAAGAAGCCTTTGCTCCGGTGTTTGACAACAACCCCATGGTGGACGGCGTTATCACGGCTGAAGCGGCAAACCTCGCCATGCCGCGCATGGGGGCCTGGTTCGCGGAACTGGCGCGCCGATATAAGGATTACGGGCTCCTCGACCTGCACGGGACTTTGCGGTCGGCGTTGCTGGCCGCGCTCTGGAAGGGGCCGGTCAGGCGGTACGCCAAACACGGGTTTGCCCGGCGGGCGTTTTTGCTTTCCGGCGGGCGGGTCTATAAAGAGACTCTGCGTTCCCTGACCGTGCCGCAGCGGTATGCGCTTGCCGTGGCAAAGACGGCGCCGCCTGCCGGGGAGCTTCTCCCCTCCCTGTATCTCACGGACGCGGAACGGATGCGGGCGAAGTCTTTTCTTGCTAACCTGTTCCGGGATGGGGTACTGAAAAACACCTTTGATCCGCTTTCCCGGTGCGTGGCGCTCCACCCATTCGCGGCCCACGCGCACAAGGCGTGGCCGGGGGACCGGTACAAAGAGCTCGTCCGCGAGTTTGAAAAAAAAGGTATTCCCTGGGTGGCGCTCGGCCAGGGAGAGGCCCTTTTCCCGGGGGACCCGCGAGACCTCACGGGCAAAACGACCTTGCGGGAGAGCGCCGCGCTCCTTGCGGCCTGTTCCGTGCTCGTTTCCGGCGACTCCGGCCCCATGCATCTGGCGACGGCCGTGGGGACGCCTGTTATCGGTTTGTTCGGTCCGACGACCAGGGAGTGGGGTTTTTTCCCCTCCGGGCCGCGTGACCGCGTTTTGGAAAGCGATATGCCGTGCCGCCCCTGTTCGTTGCATGGGCGTAAGCAATGCCCGCATGGCGGCGAATGCCTTGGCCGTATTGACGCGGCGGCAGTGCTGGCGGCTTTGGAAGAGGTGTGGCCGGAAACGACCGCACCCTGA
- a CDS encoding TRAP dicarboxylate transporter, DctM subunit — protein sequence MNVGLLLILLLLLLAFLGIPICFSLGIATIVAMIYGGMPLLVIPQKMFTGVDSVPLLAIPFFLLAGNLMARGITQKILNFSNAIIGSIRGGLGMVTVCASAVFAAISGSGVATVSAIGGMTIPAMKKEQYHPDFAAAVASVASILGPIIPPSIFLIVYGSSTDTSIAQLFLGAVIPGILVAAVLLLYVYFYASKHKFPVHEKVSAKVKAKVTLDSIWALFMPVLILGGIFFGIFTATEAAAVSVAYALFVGLFIHKDITLKDLPKILVDSAITTATILMLLALSKVSSWVVVTSKLPMDILGVFASLTDSTVVILLFLNFLLLIVGMLMEGNAAIVMLTPLIIPLLKSYGISTVHFGIVMALNLCIGLVTPPVGACILLGNEIAGEKLEKTIASALPMIFIAILVLMIVTYVPATTTWLPNMMK from the coding sequence ATGAACGTCGGCCTGCTCCTGATTTTACTCCTCCTGCTGCTGGCGTTTCTGGGCATTCCCATCTGTTTTTCCCTGGGGATAGCCACCATCGTCGCCATGATCTATGGCGGCATGCCGCTTCTTGTCATCCCGCAAAAGATGTTCACCGGGGTCGATTCCGTACCGCTCCTCGCCATTCCCTTCTTTCTCCTGGCGGGGAACCTGATGGCGCGAGGGATAACACAAAAAATTCTGAATTTTTCCAACGCCATCATCGGGTCCATCCGGGGGGGGCTCGGCATGGTCACGGTGTGCGCGTCCGCCGTGTTCGCCGCCATTTCCGGCTCCGGCGTCGCCACCGTCTCCGCCATCGGCGGCATGACCATCCCTGCCATGAAGAAGGAACAGTATCACCCGGACTTCGCCGCGGCGGTCGCTTCGGTGGCCTCCATTCTCGGGCCGATCATTCCCCCGAGCATTTTCCTGATCGTGTACGGCAGCTCCACGGATACCTCCATTGCCCAGCTTTTTCTCGGGGCCGTGATTCCGGGCATACTGGTGGCCGCCGTGCTCCTTCTGTACGTGTATTTTTACGCGAGCAAGCACAAGTTTCCGGTCCACGAGAAAGTGAGCGCCAAAGTAAAGGCGAAAGTGACGCTGGACAGCATCTGGGCCTTGTTCATGCCGGTGCTCATCCTGGGCGGCATCTTTTTCGGGATATTCACCGCCACCGAGGCGGCGGCCGTTTCCGTGGCCTATGCTTTGTTCGTCGGCCTGTTCATCCATAAGGACATCACGCTGAAAGATTTGCCGAAAATCCTGGTGGACAGCGCCATTACCACCGCGACCATCCTGATGCTGCTGGCCTTGTCCAAGGTCTCGAGCTGGGTGGTGGTAACTTCCAAGCTGCCCATGGATATTTTGGGCGTCTTCGCGAGCCTTACGGACAGCACGGTCGTCATCCTGCTGTTCCTCAACTTCCTGCTGCTGATCGTGGGCATGCTGATGGAAGGCAACGCGGCCATCGTCATGCTGACCCCGCTGATCATCCCGCTCTTGAAATCCTACGGCATTTCCACGGTGCACTTCGGCATCGTCATGGCGCTCAACCTTTGCATCGGGCTGGTCACGCCGCCTGTCGGAGCGTGCATCCTGCTGGGGAACGAGATTGCCGGAGAAAAGCTGGAGAAGACCATCGCAAGCGCCTTGCCGATGATCTTCATCGCCATCCTGGTCTTGATGATTGTCACCTACGTGCCCGCGACGACGACCTGGCTGCCGAATATGATGAAATAG
- a CDS encoding Tripartite ATP-independent periplasmic transporter DctQ component produces the protein MLKKYSAFLDQLDKVLCLLLGALSAAMVVVILYQVVLRYCFAAANVWAEELARFMFVWVATLGASVAIRRNVHLRVDLIVDTLKPRSRYILQIVTYTLILLFLLYLCRLGVDLMGRTMINKSAGLRVPMAVPYAAIPVGGAFMVLACVEFIAKKVAALRELSGGAASRQGETS, from the coding sequence GTGCTAAAAAAATACAGTGCTTTTCTCGATCAGCTTGACAAGGTGCTTTGTTTGCTCCTTGGCGCCCTTTCAGCCGCGATGGTTGTCGTTATTCTGTACCAGGTCGTTTTGCGTTATTGCTTTGCCGCCGCCAACGTCTGGGCCGAGGAGCTTGCGCGGTTCATGTTCGTCTGGGTGGCCACGCTGGGCGCCAGTGTGGCGATCCGCCGCAACGTCCATCTCCGGGTCGATCTGATCGTCGATACCCTGAAGCCGCGGTCGCGATATATACTCCAGATCGTCACCTACACGTTGATCCTTCTCTTTCTTCTGTACCTCTGCCGGTTGGGCGTTGACCTCATGGGCAGGACCATGATCAACAAATCCGCCGGTCTGCGGGTTCCCATGGCTGTTCCCTATGCCGCCATTCCGGTGGGCGGAGCGTTCATGGTGCTGGCCTGCGTTGAATTTATCGCCAAGAAAGTCGCGGCGTTGCGGGAGCTTTCCGGAGGCGCCGCGAGCCGGCAAGGAGAAACTTCATGA
- a CDS encoding putative Sialic acid-binding periplasmic protein SiaP (Evidence 3 : Function proposed based on presence of conserved amino acid motif, structural feature or limited homology), giving the protein MRMKRFVKMLSVLALTATVAMALGSVAPAQAAGDKIVLKLALSSPAGDIRDKACLKMAELAKAKSNGKVIVEVYSGGQLGDWRDAIEGLSMGINEIVLESLGTLDAYSDMANIDAVPYLYRDLNHFGKVWFGPIGEKILKTVGDQGNFKLIGPMNRGARIVTSKVPFKNLAELKGLKLRVPNIQVYIETWKTLGASPTPLALTETFTAIQQNTVVAQENPTIESYAFSFYDVCKYLIETNHVFSADMFIFNKQYFENLPADVQKVLTEAMLEAAAWRNEECIRVEADFKKKFQEQGVTIIEPDRAQFIAAFDGFVEKLFPKLVPWATEIRALK; this is encoded by the coding sequence GTGCGTATGAAACGATTTGTGAAAATGTTGAGCGTGCTGGCGTTAACGGCCACCGTGGCCATGGCTTTGGGCAGCGTCGCTCCAGCGCAGGCGGCGGGTGACAAAATCGTTCTGAAACTGGCGCTCTCCAGCCCCGCCGGCGACATTCGCGACAAAGCCTGCCTGAAAATGGCCGAACTGGCGAAAGCAAAGTCCAACGGCAAGGTTATCGTGGAAGTATATTCGGGCGGCCAGCTCGGCGACTGGCGCGACGCCATTGAAGGCTTGAGCATGGGCATCAACGAAATCGTGCTGGAAAGCCTCGGCACCCTGGACGCCTACAGCGATATGGCCAATATCGACGCGGTTCCCTATCTGTACCGCGATCTCAACCATTTCGGCAAAGTCTGGTTCGGCCCCATCGGCGAAAAAATTCTGAAAACCGTCGGCGACCAGGGCAACTTCAAGCTTATCGGCCCCATGAACCGCGGCGCCCGTATCGTCACCAGCAAGGTTCCCTTCAAGAATCTGGCGGAACTGAAGGGCCTGAAGCTGCGCGTGCCCAACATCCAGGTGTACATTGAAACCTGGAAGACCCTTGGCGCTTCTCCCACGCCTCTCGCGCTGACAGAAACCTTCACCGCGATCCAGCAGAACACGGTTGTGGCGCAGGAAAACCCCACCATCGAATCGTACGCCTTCAGCTTTTACGACGTCTGCAAATACCTGATCGAAACCAACCACGTGTTCAGCGCGGACATGTTCATTTTCAACAAGCAGTACTTTGAAAACCTGCCTGCCGACGTGCAGAAGGTTCTGACCGAAGCCATGCTCGAAGCCGCCGCGTGGCGCAACGAAGAGTGCATCCGCGTTGAAGCCGACTTCAAGAAAAAGTTCCAGGAACAGGGCGTTACCATCATTGAGCCGGACCGCGCCCAGTTCATCGCCGCCTTTGACGGCTTTGTGGAAAAACTGTTCCCCAAACTCGTTCCGTGGGCCACGGAAATCAGAGCGCTCAAGTAA
- a CDS encoding putative L-lactate dehydrogenase operon regulatory protein (Evidence 3 : Function proposed based on presence of conserved amino acid motif, structural feature or limited homology), with the protein MKNLYVPLSHSVANAITEMIFLQKRFLPGDRIPSEVQLAKEIGVSRTSIREAVRLLIAKGVLEIQRGKGTFVTAAPDVTDGLLGIPMIEDHRLLVRDWFEFRLILEPGAVRMATMQATAEELDTIEHYEQLAAAHLGDNQVFDVADAQLHIAIAKATHNRVIERLVPFLQDSLAEARRRSRYMHTITPDPVAKNAVVTHRQIIHYMRLGDAEGASVAMAYHIKRAMLDLEL; encoded by the coding sequence ATGAAAAATCTTTACGTCCCCTTATCGCATTCCGTTGCAAACGCCATTACGGAAATGATTTTTTTGCAAAAACGATTTCTGCCGGGAGACAGAATTCCCAGCGAAGTCCAGCTTGCAAAGGAAATCGGCGTCAGCCGCACATCCATCCGGGAAGCCGTGCGGCTTCTCATCGCCAAGGGCGTGCTGGAAATCCAGCGCGGCAAGGGAACGTTCGTCACCGCCGCCCCGGACGTCACCGACGGCCTTTTGGGCATCCCCATGATTGAAGACCACCGCCTGCTGGTCCGCGACTGGTTCGAGTTCCGCCTGATCCTGGAACCCGGCGCCGTCCGGATGGCCACCATGCAGGCCACGGCGGAAGAGCTGGACACCATTGAGCACTATGAACAGCTGGCCGCGGCCCACCTGGGGGACAACCAGGTATTCGACGTGGCCGACGCCCAGCTGCATATCGCCATCGCGAAAGCGACCCACAACCGGGTTATCGAACGGCTGGTGCCCTTTCTTCAGGACTCCTTGGCGGAAGCCCGCCGCAGATCGCGCTACATGCACACCATAACCCCGGACCCGGTGGCTAAAAATGCGGTTGTGACCCATCGCCAAATTATCCACTACATGCGCCTCGGGGACGCCGAGGGCGCGAGCGTGGCCATGGCGTACCACATAAAACGCGCCATGCTCGACCTGGAATTGTAA
- a CDS encoding Short-chain dehydrogenase/reductase SDR, which produces MDFTGKTAIVTGGANGIGKAVVEGIIRGGGTAVITDINEQAAKATQRELGDKAHVYALDISDPAAIRKTIAAIIHDLKRVDILINCAGIVSTKPFTEITDAEWERVLRINLTGTFTTCSAVFEHMKAIGGGSIVNIASVAGKIGGGLLGTSAYAASKAGVIGLSKAVAREGGPFKIRCNAVCPSYTMTAMTQSITDDPSRMERVFSMIPLGRGAQPAEIANMILFFASDLASFVTGEIGDVDGGLTRDG; this is translated from the coding sequence ATGGATTTCACCGGTAAAACAGCGATCGTCACGGGTGGGGCCAACGGCATCGGCAAGGCGGTTGTCGAGGGCATCATCAGGGGCGGCGGCACCGCCGTCATTACGGATATCAACGAGCAGGCCGCCAAGGCGACCCAGCGGGAGCTGGGCGACAAGGCGCATGTCTATGCTCTGGATATTTCCGACCCCGCGGCCATCCGCAAGACGATCGCGGCAATCATACACGACCTGAAGCGGGTGGATATCCTGATCAACTGCGCCGGAATCGTCAGCACCAAACCGTTTACGGAAATCACCGATGCCGAGTGGGAACGCGTGCTGCGCATCAACCTGACCGGCACCTTCACCACCTGCAGCGCCGTTTTTGAACACATGAAAGCCATCGGCGGCGGCAGCATCGTCAACATAGCCTCGGTCGCCGGTAAAATCGGCGGCGGGCTTCTCGGCACGTCGGCGTACGCCGCTTCCAAGGCCGGCGTTATCGGGCTGAGCAAGGCGGTGGCCCGCGAAGGCGGCCCCTTCAAAATCCGCTGCAACGCGGTCTGCCCCTCCTACACAATGACCGCCATGACGCAGTCCATAACCGACGATCCCTCCAGAATGGAGCGCGTCTTCAGCATGATCCCCCTCGGCCGGGGCGCTCAACCGGCGGAAATCGCCAATATGATTCTGTTCTTCGCGTCCGATCTTGCCAGCTTCGTCACCGGTGAAATCGGCGACGTTGACGGCGGCCTCACCAGGGACGGCTGA
- a CDS encoding hypothetical protein (Evidence 5 : No homology to any previously reported sequences), protein MCPSENSFVAWILPKNNFLRQQFFSAVRERHGGKQKAPSASRSEGRAAQALNAMAMLSRPW, encoded by the coding sequence GTGTGTCCATCCGAAAACTCTTTTGTTGCCTGGATACTACCGAAAAACAATTTTTTACGCCAGCAATTTTTCAGCGCGGTTCGCGAACGCCACGGCGGCAAACAAAAAGCGCCCTCCGCCTCACGGAGTGAGGGGAGGGCGGCTCAGGCCCTTAATGCAATGGCGATGCTCAGCCGTCCCTGGTGA
- a CDS encoding exported hypothetical protein (Evidence 5 : No homology to any previously reported sequences), translating to MDTRNPAILKRASCSFAGKSQGFTIVSSSFSSPVSFLFSSHDASLLSASGSAAAAAVVAVRLL from the coding sequence ATGGACACACGTAACCCCGCCATTTTAAAGAGAGCCTCCTGCTCCTTTGCCGGCAAAAGCCAGGGGTTTACCATTGTGTCCTCTTCTTTTTCCTCCCCTGTTTCTTTCCTCTTTTCCTCTCATGACGCATCCCTCCTTTCCGCTTCCGGGTCCGCCGCCGCGGCCGCCGTCGTCGCCGTACGACTACTCTAG